A region of the Phenylobacterium koreense genome:
AAGGGTGTTGGCGCTGACGCCGGCCTTGTCGAGGACTGCCCAGGCGACGTTCTCCCTGTCCCGGGTCAAGCGCCAGTGCACATAGTCGGGCGGCGTGGCGCTTGTCGGCCCCAGATCGAGGACGCGCGGCGCAAGGAAGGTCAGGACAGGATCGCTCATCGCTTGGCCCCTCACGCCCGTTCAAGCAGCATGGCGCCGCCCTGTCCGCCGCCGATGCATTCGGTGGCCACGCCCCTGTGCAGACCGAGCCGCTCGAGGGCGCCGATGAGATGCAGCACGATGCGATTGCCGCTCGCGCCGACCGGGTGCCCCAGCGCGATCGCTCCACCATCCACATTGAACCTTGCGCGGTCGATCGCGCCCACGGCTCCCTGCGCCCCAAGGACATGGCGGCAGAAATCGGCGTCCTCGAAGGCTGCCAGGCAGGCGAGCACCTGGGCGGCGAAGGCCTCGTTCAGTTCCCAGAGTTCGATCTCGCCCAGACTCAGCCCGTTTTTCTGCAACAAGGCGTATGAGGCCAGCACCGGCCCCAGACCCATGATGGAAGGATCAAGCGCTGCCCAGGCGCTATCGACCAGCACGGCCCGCGGCCGCAGGTTCCAGGTCTTCACCGCCGCCTCTGACGCCAGGATCACCCAGCTCGCACCATCGGTGATCTGGGAGCTGTTGCCGGCGGTGACCTTGCCGAACGGCGGGTCGAACGCCGGGCGCAGTCCGGCGAGCTTTTCGGCGGAGCTCTCGGGACGCACCCCATCGTCATGATCGAAGAGCTCGCCGTCCCGCCCGAAGGCGGTCACGATCTCGTCCTTGAGCCACCCTTCCTGCTGGGCCAGGGCCAGCCGCCGATGGCTTTCCACGGCATAGGCGTCAGCGGCTTCCCGGCCGATCTCGAACAGGTCGGCGAGGACCTCGGCGGTCTGTCCCATGGAGAGGTCGGTGATCGGGTCAGTGAGGCCGCGTTCGAGCCCGACCACCGGGGTCAGCATGTCGGGCCTGAAACCCGCAAGCGCCTTGGCCCGCTGCGTGGCCGACTTGGCGGCCTGCAACTGCCCAAGCCAGGTCGCCGTGTCCTGCTTGAGCACGAGGGGGGCGTGGCTGAGCGCCTCGGCGCCGCCCGCCAGGACGAGGTCCGACACCCCTTCCCTGATGTAGCGGAATGCAGTGTCGATGGACTGCATGCCCGAGCCGCAATTGATCGCCACGGTGAAGGCGGTCATCTGAGGACCGCAGCCCAGCCTCAGGGCCGCGACCCGCGCGGGGTTCTGCTCGTCGGCGATGACGTTGACGCAGCCGAGGATGACCTGATCGAAGGCGTCGGCCGGAAAGGGCTGCCTCAGCAGAAGCGGCCGCCCGGCCTGGACCGCCAGATCCACCGGGGTGAAGGGGCCCGGCCGTCCCCGAGCCTTGATGAAAGGCGTCCTGGCGCCGTCGATGATATAGACCGGCCGGCTCACGTCAGGGCGTCCGCGGCGAGCTTGGGCGACGTTGTCGCTGCCCTGTCGGGCTCTCGATGTCTGGATGCAAGTTCGTCGTGGCCGAAGTCGTCGACCGCCACCACGGCGGCGACTGCGGCGTCGGCCGCCTCCAGCGCGGCGATCTCGGCCGGCGAAAGCAGGCCCTGACCCTCCGCCCGCCAGTCGCGGATCTTCCGCTCGCGCAGACGGTCGTGGATCGGCTGGGTGTCGACGACCTGGTTGAAGGCAGAGATGAGCTTGCCGACGGCCTCGTCGGCCCCGCCGACATAGACGTTCTCGACTAGTCGGGTGCGGGTCTCCGACGGCTCCAGCAGCAGCGCGGCGCAGGCGCGGACCACATCGTCCGACGGACCGCGG
Encoded here:
- a CDS encoding acetyl-CoA C-acetyltransferase, which produces MSRPVYIIDGARTPFIKARGRPGPFTPVDLAVQAGRPLLLRQPFPADAFDQVILGCVNVIADEQNPARVAALRLGCGPQMTAFTVAINCGSGMQSIDTAFRYIREGVSDLVLAGGAEALSHAPLVLKQDTATWLGQLQAAKSATQRAKALAGFRPDMLTPVVGLERGLTDPITDLSMGQTAEVLADLFEIGREAADAYAVESHRRLALAQQEGWLKDEIVTAFGRDGELFDHDDGVRPESSAEKLAGLRPAFDPPFGKVTAGNSSQITDGASWVILASEAAVKTWNLRPRAVLVDSAWAALDPSIMGLGPVLASYALLQKNGLSLGEIELWELNEAFAAQVLACLAAFEDADFCRHVLGAQGAVGAIDRARFNVDGGAIALGHPVGASGNRIVLHLIGALERLGLHRGVATECIGGGQGGAMLLERA